TGAAAGGCCAGTTCAGAAGCTCAGCTTCGTGAAGGCCCAGGAAGCCGAAGCTCCAGGCACTCTTTCCGTGGATCCACGACAACTTCGCGTCGATCTGCTTCAACGCTGAGTTCTCGTAGTCGGAGTATCCGGAAGAAAAACTTCCGACACCAGAGATCGTCACAATGGGAGACACGTTGAATCCGTCCGTCGCATACTTCCCACCCATCTGTGCAACTGTCAGAACCTTCCCTTGCTGGGCGCCAGTTGTATTCAGGTTCGTGTCGGAATACCCGAAATCTCCAACCAGGTTCGACGTGAATGTATGTGTATCCCTCACGGTGAAGCCCTGGTTGGGCGACGAGAACGAAGTGTAAGAGGCGTTGTTCCCCGTAAACGTGGGAGTCGTGTTATTCACGCGAAAGAACCTAAAATATGCCAGATCCTTCTTGGTGAACTTATAGTCGCCTCTCACGGTGAATTGGTTGCCGGTTACAGGATTCGCGAATTGGCCGGAGAACAGGCCCGTGGCTGCATTGGCGATGGGAATATAGGTATTCATAAATCCCACTGATAACGGATCCCATTGAGCTTGCGGTATCTGATTGTTGGGGTATGGCTGCCCGGTTGAAGGGTCTATGAGCTGCTTTGAAATAGCCCTGAAATCTCCCGCGCGTTCCGCAGGCGTCAAGGTAGCCAGGTTCTGGAGGATTACCTGGTGGATTCGCAATCCTTCGTACGTAGTAAAGAAGAACGCTTTCTCCTTCCAGATCGGACCGCCAACGGCAAAACCGAACTGGTTCTGTTTGAGAATCGGTTTGGGTGCCGGCGCAGGCGCAAACCAGTTCCTTGCGTTCAATGCGTCGTTGCGGAAAAACTCCCACACCGATCCGTGGAAGGCGTTGGTTCCGGATTTGCTGATTGCGACGAACGCACCTCCCGACGCGTGCCCATATTCCGCACCAGCGTTACTTGTAATGAGCGAGAACTCCCCGATGGAGTCAGGGTTCGGGAGGTTAGCAGGGCGGTTGTAAAGTGCCGTCACGAGGATAGCGCCGTCGAGCGACACCTCACTTCCGTTGACACGGCTACCATTCACCGTCAGCAGCGGACCGCTACGCTGGTTCGTGACGACGGCAGGTAAGCTGTTGCCGGCCGCACCGGCGCTGGAGGCATTTCCCACGCCAGGTACCAACGTGAGAAGTTGCAGCGTGCTTCGCGTGTTAAGGGGCAATTCCTTGATCTGAGTGTTGTCGACTTCACTTCGAAGGGTTGCCGACGAAGTATCGACCTGCGCTGCCTGCCCAAAGACCTCGATCGTTTCGGTTGCGCTTCCAATCTGAAGCGCAAGGTCAAGCCGGGCTTGTTGTCCGCCCTCAAGAACGATTCCGGATTGCGTGTAGGTCTTAAACCCCGCCGCAACCGCCGTCAGCGTGTACGAGCCGACCGGAAGTGAGGAGATAGCGTAGTCACCCTCCCCCGAACTCGTGGCAGTGCGCTCCAATCCTGTACCGGTGTTCTTGACGGTGATCGTTGCACTGGGAATTTCAGCGCCGCTTGCATCAAGAACCTTCCCGAGAATCTGAGCATTGATAGTTTGGGCGCTAGCGGCTTTGACACCATAACCACCAGCCAACGTAACTGAAAGCAGCCATCCAATCAGCCGCAATTGCAAGCACAGCCGACCCTTCGTTTTCTTCACGGTATAGCCTCCGATTCCAGACCCTTTGAGCGTTTCAGCGTGCGTCGCACAGATCTCAATGATTTTTTGAAAGCTTTCAAAACGGTGCCCACAAAAATAGGAGCGTATCCCTCTGCTTGTCAAGAAATTTTTAAATAAGATGCGATACCTTAGTTTTTACGCGGGTAAATGCGGATGCACATTGGGGGAGGAGGTGCGAGCTTCGAGTCCTGAAATTTTGAAATATTTCAAAATCGGACATAAAATGAGGTTGCATTTATAACTCGATGGGAGGGCTCGCAGGAGTAGACACTATGGCGAATATGCAGGAGATTGCAAAACTAGCCGGTGTCTCACTGGGCACCGTCTCACATGTCCTGAACAACACGGCGACTGTCCGGGAGCCCAGGCGGACCCGAGTGCTTCAGGCTATACAGGCTCTTGGTTATCAGCCCAGTCAGTTGGCGCGCGGCCTGCGCCGTGACCACACGAACATGATTGGGATGATCATTCCCG
This genomic window from Terriglobus albidus contains:
- a CDS encoding TonB-dependent receptor, producing MKKTKGRLCLQLRLIGWLLSVTLAGGYGVKAASAQTINAQILGKVLDASGAEIPSATITVKNTGTGLERTATSSGEGDYAISSLPVGSYTLTAVAAGFKTYTQSGIVLEGGQQARLDLALQIGSATETIEVFGQAAQVDTSSATLRSEVDNTQIKELPLNTRSTLQLLTLVPGVGNASSAGAAGNSLPAVVTNQRSGPLLTVNGSRVNGSEVSLDGAILVTALYNRPANLPNPDSIGEFSLITSNAGAEYGHASGGAFVAISKSGTNAFHGSVWEFFRNDALNARNWFAPAPAPKPILKQNQFGFAVGGPIWKEKAFFFTTYEGLRIHQVILQNLATLTPAERAGDFRAISKQLIDPSTGQPYPNNQIPQAQWDPLSVGFMNTYIPIANAATGLFSGQFANPVTGNQFTVRGDYKFTKKDLAYFRFFRVNNTTPTFTGNNASYTSFSSPNQGFTVRDTHTFTSNLVGDFGYSDTNLNTTGAQQGKVLTVAQMGGKYATDGFNVSPIVTISGVGSFSSGYSDYENSALKQIDAKLSWIHGKSAWSFGFLGLHEAELLNWPFTFTSGNPTFSGAITGNALADYLIGRPIAFGQNVPFTGSETTMGYSFYAQNDLRVSSRLTLNLGLRYDLMLPWKEDGLNSVTVTFDPNYKSKRIPSAIPGLAFAGDPGYPDGLIFTDKTNLAPRVGFSYDVFGNGKTALRGGYGIFYNAPGAITLANAIEAPPFQPQLSFVPHTFSDPYTGTGIANPFPYTFDPSNPLFPAGSQYYAPDPHLKNAYMQQFNLNVQHEFPKEFVVQAGYVGGAGRRLWYGHQANAAPYSAGGNASNAQSRRPFLPQYYAGITGINSIGYSNYNALQITTRKRLSAGYTMQLAYTFSKSLDAGSVADVDGSTVQDPYNILTPEYARSDFNQAHLLRLNGVWNLPRLDKMATLKYIIGGWGLSGILNYSSGTPFSVTTGAPAAWLGPGRSVGNLRLNLAHNPCAGCGSRQSWARTGYFDTTAYVTPPTGTFGNSGRNSLTGPSYFDTDISGVKNFPFLKREGSNIQFRADFFNVFNNVQFNNPTTASSSAVFGKVTSAGNARQIQLALRLSF